In the Campylobacter showae genome, one interval contains:
- a CDS encoding ArsS family sensor histidine kinase: MRNISIIKLISFFFFAALVVVNLAFFIESKRQVRDAEYLTYERFMLGMRIRGQVEGNAAKQLAQIGLKNSDLDPIKIRQGGEKIFSDSYTDMIRYNKKFYFVPRFSSIDPKMFSRIMDAAGLNISNEDDIAKNDVPLENLEEIYSHSIWILWLIVNIVMAAFFIVVLKKLLRLRNLKNMIRRAGEEDKFRLLKVEANDEIGQIAGEFNTTMQKIDAIKQARALFLRNILHEFRNPIMRGRIMADMIAEILQDDKFKSRLKQIFIRLEMILGEVVKVEKLVSNEWELKKNKHRVIDIVDHSVDMLLLKDTSRIEVRADGEISAVEVDFELYATGVKNLIDNALKYSSGKVLVNIDKNAVCISSMGDELDPERLNFERAFNRKVETSNSGLGLGLYIANQIFKKHGHTLKYKHEDGENIFMICFV; encoded by the coding sequence ATGCGTAATATATCCATAATCAAGCTAATATCTTTTTTCTTTTTTGCCGCATTAGTTGTCGTAAATTTAGCATTTTTCATCGAATCAAAAAGGCAGGTAAGAGACGCAGAATACCTTACTTATGAGCGCTTTATGCTAGGCATGCGTATACGAGGACAAGTAGAAGGCAACGCAGCTAAGCAGCTAGCGCAAATCGGCCTTAAAAATAGCGACCTTGATCCTATTAAGATCAGGCAAGGCGGCGAGAAAATTTTTAGCGACTCGTATACCGATATGATAAGGTATAACAAAAAGTTTTATTTTGTGCCTAGATTTTCTTCTATAGATCCTAAAATGTTTTCGCGCATTATGGATGCGGCAGGGCTTAATATATCAAACGAAGATGACATCGCGAAAAACGATGTGCCTTTAGAAAATTTAGAAGAAATTTATTCGCATAGCATTTGGATACTTTGGCTTATAGTAAATATCGTAATGGCCGCATTTTTCATAGTCGTCTTAAAAAAATTGCTGAGACTCAGAAATTTAAAAAATATGATAAGAAGAGCGGGAGAAGAAGATAAATTTAGACTGCTAAAAGTAGAAGCAAATGATGAAATAGGACAAATCGCCGGCGAATTTAACACGACGATGCAAAAAATAGATGCGATAAAGCAGGCTAGAGCGCTATTTTTACGCAACATCTTGCACGAATTTCGCAACCCGATAATGAGGGGGCGGATCATGGCGGACATGATAGCCGAAATCTTACAAGACGATAAATTTAAAAGTAGGTTAAAACAAATTTTTATACGACTAGAAATGATACTGGGCGAAGTCGTCAAAGTAGAAAAACTCGTATCCAATGAATGGGAGCTTAAGAAAAATAAACACCGAGTCATAGACATCGTCGATCACTCGGTAGATATGCTTTTGCTAAAAGACACGAGCCGCATAGAAGTGCGAGCAGATGGAGAAATAAGCGCGGTTGAGGTTGATTTTGAACTTTATGCGACCGGAGTTAAAAATTTGATCGATAATGCGTTAAAATACTCTAGCGGCAAAGTCCTTGTAAATATAGATAAAAATGCCGTCTGCATAAGCAGCATGGGAGACGAGCTTGATCCGGAAAGACTTAATTTTGAAAGAGCTTTTAACAGAAAAGTAGAGACGTCAAATTCAGGACTTGGCCTCGGGCTTTATATAGCAAATCAAATTTTTAAAAAACACGGCCATACCCTAAAATACAAACACGAAGACGGTGAAAATATTTTTATGATATGTTTCGTCTAA
- a CDS encoding DUF2393 family protein, which yields MEGYFNVFHFIALAVLALLSMLFALISRGEKNPKFFKIYVATNVVATLMLGYFFMTIVDKYTKKAVLMEFSGHRVLRNETIVFKGSLRNTGEFSIANCDLTVKLINNPVSKETIAGSIFKPSGLSLFSRGDERSNVAEITASVAKNIAPKQIRNFSVSMPYPSYFANTQTITKLECR from the coding sequence ATGGAAGGGTATTTTAACGTATTTCACTTCATCGCGCTTGCGGTTTTGGCGCTACTATCAATGCTTTTTGCGCTGATATCGCGCGGCGAAAAAAATCCGAAATTTTTTAAAATTTACGTTGCGACAAATGTCGTAGCAACGCTGATGCTTGGATATTTTTTCATGACGATCGTGGATAAATACACCAAAAAGGCCGTGCTCATGGAGTTTTCCGGCCACCGCGTACTCAGAAACGAAACTATCGTGTTTAAGGGTTCGCTGCGAAATACGGGCGAGTTTAGCATCGCAAACTGCGATCTGACCGTGAAACTCATCAACAACCCCGTGAGCAAGGAGACGATCGCCGGCTCTATATTTAAGCCTAGCGGATTGTCGCTATTTTCGCGCGGCGACGAGCGCTCAAACGTCGCGGAGATCACCGCTAGCGTCGCTAAAAATATCGCGCCTAAACAGATACGAAATTTTAGCGTTTCGATGCCTTACCCGTCGTACTTCGCAAATACCCAAACGATAACGAAGCTGGAGTGCAGGTAG
- a CDS encoding DUF2393 family protein, whose translation MINELKQGLNFYLTHLSWVDFAAYIWMFLTFLALVSLCVYVASKSFFAGFALMIVTIAGLGCGAYFMPKLLDENLRTRSLELVSTKQLEYSNTLLVDLRLTNLSKKPFNYCKIGLSFYKNSGNTLRRYANELKPFLRENIVLKDMLDVNATREITHAVNNFRAQDYNVTTSSECF comes from the coding sequence ATGATAAACGAACTAAAACAAGGCCTGAATTTCTATCTGACGCACCTTAGCTGGGTGGATTTTGCCGCCTATATCTGGATGTTTTTGACCTTTTTGGCGCTCGTTTCGCTTTGCGTTTACGTTGCGTCAAAGTCCTTTTTTGCGGGCTTTGCGCTGATGATCGTTACTATCGCGGGGCTTGGATGCGGGGCGTATTTTATGCCTAAGCTTTTAGACGAAAATCTGCGAACCCGCTCGCTCGAGCTAGTCTCAACCAAGCAACTTGAGTACTCAAACACGCTGCTTGTGGATCTGCGCCTAACAAATCTCTCGAAAAAGCCGTTTAACTACTGCAAAATCGGCCTTAGCTTTTATAAAAACTCGGGCAATACGCTGCGCCGATACGCAAACGAGCTAAAGCCGTTTTTGAGAGAAAATATCGTGCTAAAAGATATGCTGGACGTAAATGCGACGCGCGAGATCACGCATGCGGTAAATAACTTTCGCGCGCAGGACTACAACGTCACGACAAGCTCGGAGTGTTTTTGA
- the hisIE gene encoding bifunctional phosphoribosyl-AMP cyclohydrolase/phosphoribosyl-ATP diphosphatase HisIE, protein MKIDWEKVGGLLPAVVQESSSGEVLMLAYMNEEALNLSLKTGFAHYFSRTKNRIWKKGEESGNTQAIDEIFLDCDNDTILLKVVQNGGIACHTGAKSCFFRKISGDGGESNLTGADGQNLTQEQNPNQAKKPIYGIIDEVYHAILDRKLNADPQTSYVASLFKKGENAILKKVGEEATELVMACKDASARKNETAQFNSAANGGQISSNLTQNENFAKISNENAANQNSQTETSQNQKPKTPTEEIVYEAADLCFHSLVALALHGIHPDRVKAELARRFGLSGIEEKNSRKG, encoded by the coding sequence ATGAAAATAGATTGGGAAAAAGTGGGTGGCCTATTGCCCGCCGTCGTGCAAGAAAGCTCGAGCGGAGAGGTTTTGATGCTTGCTTATATGAACGAAGAGGCGCTAAATTTGAGCCTAAAAACGGGCTTTGCGCACTATTTTTCGCGCACGAAAAACCGTATCTGGAAAAAGGGCGAGGAGAGCGGAAATACGCAGGCCATAGACGAGATTTTCCTTGACTGCGACAACGACACGATCTTGCTCAAAGTCGTTCAAAACGGCGGCATAGCGTGCCACACCGGCGCAAAATCGTGCTTCTTTAGAAAGATTTCGGGGGACGGCGGCGAGTCAAATTTAACCGGTGCCGACGGGCAAAATTTGACGCAAGAGCAAAATCCAAACCAAGCCAAAAAGCCGATCTACGGCATAATCGACGAGGTTTATCACGCGATATTGGACCGCAAGCTAAACGCCGATCCGCAGACTTCATACGTTGCTAGCCTGTTTAAAAAGGGCGAAAACGCAATCCTAAAAAAGGTCGGTGAGGAGGCCACGGAGCTAGTGATGGCGTGCAAGGATGCCTCGGCGCGCAAAAACGAAACTGCACAGTTTAACTCTGCCGCAAACGGCGGTCAAATTTCGTCAAATTTAACCCAAAACGAAAATTTTGCTAAAATTTCAAACGAAAACGCCGCAAATCAAAACAGCCAAACCGAGACGTCTCAAAACCAAAAGCCAAAAACGCCGACCGAGGAGATCGTCTACGAGGCGGCGGATCTATGCTTTCACTCGCTAGTGGCGCTGGCGCTGCACGGCATTCACCCTGACCGCGTCAAAGCCGAGCTCGCGCGCCGTTTCGGACTAAGCGGTATCGAGGAAAAAAACTCGCGAAAAGGCTAG
- a CDS encoding SPFH domain-containing protein translates to MPADLNDYFNKKRGSGGGDDNGGESKGPKVNFKTPDFKGFGKISAFAYVIIALVAVIALTQPFVTINSGEVGIKSNLGKYDPSPMQPGLHFFIPFLQKVIVVDTRVRLINYTSGEDMGEAAQKYGAQAQAGIIRKNSISVLDARNLPVSIDITVQYRLNPENAPQTIASWGLSWENKIVDPVVRDVVRSIAGKYTAEELPTKRNDLATAIDEGIRKDIDAQPNKPVELLTVQLREIILPEKVKEQIERVQIAKQEAERTKYEVERANQEALKKAALAEGTAKAAIIEAQGRADAAKIEADAQAYANKEVAKSLDQNLLNLKQIETQGKFNEALRENNDAKIFLTPGGAVPNIWVDTKDKAKQSAITQ, encoded by the coding sequence ATGCCAGCGGATTTAAATGATTATTTTAATAAAAAACGCGGCTCCGGCGGCGGAGACGATAACGGCGGCGAGAGCAAGGGGCCGAAAGTAAATTTTAAAACGCCTGATTTTAAGGGGTTTGGCAAAATTTCGGCCTTTGCCTACGTCATCATCGCGCTAGTGGCCGTGATCGCGCTCACGCAGCCTTTCGTCACGATAAACTCGGGCGAAGTGGGTATCAAGTCAAATTTGGGTAAATACGACCCGTCTCCGATGCAGCCGGGACTACACTTCTTTATCCCGTTTTTGCAAAAAGTCATCGTGGTCGATACGCGCGTACGCCTCATCAACTACACGTCGGGCGAAGATATGGGCGAAGCGGCGCAAAAGTACGGCGCGCAGGCTCAAGCCGGTATCATCCGCAAAAACTCGATCTCCGTTTTGGACGCGAGAAACTTGCCTGTTAGCATCGACATCACCGTGCAGTACCGCTTAAATCCAGAAAATGCGCCTCAAACGATCGCGTCTTGGGGTCTTAGCTGGGAGAACAAGATCGTTGATCCAGTCGTGCGCGACGTCGTGCGCAGTATCGCGGGTAAATACACCGCCGAGGAGCTTCCGACGAAGCGAAACGACCTAGCTACGGCTATCGACGAGGGTATCCGCAAGGATATCGACGCGCAGCCAAATAAACCCGTCGAGCTGCTAACTGTGCAACTTCGCGAGATCATCCTGCCTGAAAAGGTAAAAGAGCAGATCGAGCGCGTACAAATCGCTAAACAAGAGGCCGAGCGAACCAAATATGAAGTAGAGCGCGCAAATCAAGAGGCGCTCAAAAAAGCAGCCCTCGCTGAAGGTACGGCAAAGGCCGCCATCATCGAGGCTCAGGGTCGTGCGGACGCAGCTAAAATCGAAGCCGACGCACAGGCCTACGCAAACAAAGAGGTCGCAAAAAGCCTCGATCAAAATTTGCTAAATTTAAAACAGATCGAGACGCAGGGTAAATTTAACGAGGCGCTACGCGAAAACAACGACGCGAAGATATTTTTAACGCCTGGCGGAGCGGTGCCGAATATCTGGGTAGATACGAAGGATAAGGCGAAGCAAAGCGCGATAACGCAATAA
- the ilvE gene encoding branched-chain-amino-acid transaminase gives MNPSEFIWMDGKLVKWEDAKVHVLTHSLHYANAVFEGTRAYMTDKGLAVFRLSDHTARLLKSAKMTILNVKYTQKELEDAQVELLRANNFKSNVYLRPIVYLGYGVMGLAHTKAPVNTAIAAWEWGAYLGEEGLKKGIRVKISSFAKLNVGGQMSRAKSSSNYLCSQMANYEAKEAGYDEALLLDSEGYISEGPGECFFIVENGALITPPNDSSLVSITQDTVIKIARDLYIEVRRERITRDRAYTADEAFFTGTAAEVTPISDIDNRVIGAGERGAVTKRLQDAYFDVVYGRNPKYASMLTYI, from the coding sequence ATGAACCCTTCCGAATTTATCTGGATGGATGGAAAATTAGTCAAATGGGAGGACGCTAAAGTCCACGTTTTAACTCACTCGCTTCACTATGCAAACGCCGTATTTGAGGGTACAAGAGCCTATATGACGGATAAGGGCTTAGCGGTATTTCGCCTTAGCGACCACACCGCGCGCCTGCTAAAATCAGCCAAAATGACGATCCTAAACGTCAAATACACGCAAAAAGAGCTTGAAGACGCGCAGGTCGAGCTACTTCGCGCAAATAATTTTAAATCAAACGTCTATCTACGCCCGATCGTTTACCTAGGCTACGGCGTGATGGGTCTAGCTCACACTAAAGCTCCCGTAAATACTGCAATCGCGGCATGGGAGTGGGGTGCATATCTAGGCGAAGAGGGGCTAAAAAAGGGCATCCGCGTGAAAATTTCAAGCTTTGCTAAACTAAACGTCGGCGGTCAAATGAGCCGCGCGAAATCAAGCTCGAACTACCTCTGCTCGCAAATGGCAAACTACGAGGCCAAAGAGGCGGGCTACGACGAGGCGTTGTTGCTTGATAGCGAGGGCTACATCTCAGAGGGGCCGGGCGAGTGCTTTTTCATCGTGGAAAACGGCGCGCTAATCACTCCTCCAAACGACAGCAGCCTAGTTAGCATCACGCAAGACACCGTTATCAAAATCGCTCGCGATCTATATATCGAAGTGCGCAGAGAGCGCATCACTCGCGACCGCGCTTACACTGCGGACGAGGCGTTTTTCACGGGTACGGCGGCAGAGGTCACTCCGATAAGCGATATCGACAACCGCGTTATCGGCGCGGGCGAGCGCGGAGCGGTAACTAAACGCCTACAAGACGCGTATTTTGACGTAGTTTACGGACGCAATCCAAAATACGCCTCGATGCTAACTTACATTTAA
- a CDS encoding DUF3737 family protein encodes MQKFVEQKFIGERAMFGANDAEFERCGFAAGESPLKHGQNLRLKNCTFEWKYPLWYTKNVAVEDGFLMQMARAGIWYAQDVSFKDTLIQAPKSFRRCQNIRLENVNLTQAEETLWSCEDVEIKNVCARGDYFAMNCENVRVYGLNLDGNYGFDGCKNLLVEDSKLLSKDAFWNCENVTVRNSFISGEYLAWNSKNVTFENCVIESLQGLCYVQNLVLRGCQTLDTTLAFEYSSVDVEILGGIASVKNPLSGVIRAREIGEIIMDEECVDPAATRIILEK; translated from the coding sequence ATGCAAAAATTTGTCGAGCAAAAATTTATCGGCGAGCGTGCTATGTTTGGCGCAAATGACGCTGAGTTTGAGCGGTGCGGGTTTGCAGCGGGAGAGTCGCCGCTAAAGCACGGGCAAAATTTGCGCCTAAAAAACTGCACTTTCGAGTGGAAATATCCGCTGTGGTACACTAAAAACGTCGCCGTAGAGGACGGGTTTTTGATGCAGATGGCGCGCGCTGGCATCTGGTACGCGCAGGACGTTAGCTTTAAAGATACGCTAATCCAAGCGCCAAAATCCTTTCGAAGGTGCCAAAACATAAGGCTAGAAAACGTAAATTTGACCCAAGCCGAGGAGACGCTGTGGAGCTGCGAGGACGTGGAGATAAAAAACGTCTGCGCGCGTGGGGATTATTTTGCGATGAACTGCGAAAACGTGCGCGTTTACGGGCTAAATTTGGACGGAAACTACGGCTTTGACGGCTGCAAGAACCTGCTCGTCGAGGATAGCAAACTGCTTAGCAAAGACGCCTTTTGGAACTGCGAGAACGTGACCGTGCGAAATAGCTTCATCAGCGGCGAATACCTCGCATGGAACAGCAAAAACGTAACCTTTGAAAACTGCGTGATAGAGAGCTTGCAAGGGCTTTGCTACGTGCAAAATCTCGTGCTGCGCGGCTGCCAAACGCTAGATACCACGCTAGCCTTTGAGTATTCAAGCGTGGACGTAGAAATTTTAGGCGGCATAGCTAGCGTGAAAAATCCGCTCTCAGGCGTGATAAGAGCAAGGGAGATAGGCGAAATAATAATGGACGAGGAGTGCGTAGATCCTGCCGCGACTAGGATTATTTTAGAAAAATAG
- a CDS encoding aryl-sulfate sulfotransferase, translating into MKRTLSSVALAAALLGGLSTAALAIGGPSGSHIDYGIPGKIGEVVVNPYDTAPLTAVIKNGGYTLANAKVTIVPKPGGQVISYKVADKHLRTHGGIPVFGLYPDYQNAVEVEYDKIYKGQTEHIKETYKIYAPAIYLESSGMPSQKGALFDKIEVVKAPSAKFANRLYYVNNFVNKTGKGTKVVWNNPAGGAIEWNYSPNNFILDTKGEVRWYLEPSKIYDLKQPFSAGVMMGFKQNDDGAMTWGYGQRYAKYDIMGREIFNRELPAGYNDFSHSMDVAQNGHYFLRAANANYKRADGKNVRTVRDVIVEVDRDGNVVDDFRLYEILDPYRDIVLKTLDQGAVCLNIDASKAGHTASTDELAAMDTNEKWGDIVGSGPGRNWAHVNSVDYDPSDDSIIISSRHQDAVIKIGRDKKVKWIMGAHKGWKDEFKDFLLQPVDKNGKKIVCDDEYSKCPGYESETGGFDWQWTQHTAFRIDSKSKKGVVYLTVFDNGDTRGMEQPAMAGMKYSRAVVYKIDEKAKTVEQVWEYGKQRGSEWYSSVTSLAQYQDDLDSVMVYSAVAGMQFDIAKGRPVGVPSPHINEFEWGAKEPSIEIKMTNAMGYQAFPFSLEKAFEK; encoded by the coding sequence ATGAAAAGAACTCTATCATCAGTCGCCCTAGCTGCGGCATTACTCGGCGGTCTAAGCACGGCGGCACTTGCCATCGGCGGACCGAGTGGCTCGCACATCGACTACGGTATCCCGGGCAAGATCGGCGAAGTGGTCGTAAACCCGTACGACACCGCGCCTCTAACGGCGGTCATCAAAAACGGTGGCTACACGCTAGCAAACGCGAAAGTCACTATCGTGCCAAAACCGGGCGGTCAGGTTATCAGCTATAAAGTCGCCGACAAACACCTTCGCACGCATGGCGGAATACCTGTGTTCGGACTATATCCTGACTATCAAAACGCCGTCGAGGTCGAGTACGATAAAATTTATAAAGGTCAAACCGAGCACATAAAAGAAACCTATAAAATTTACGCTCCCGCGATATATTTGGAGAGCTCTGGCATGCCGTCTCAAAAGGGCGCGCTGTTTGATAAAATCGAAGTAGTGAAGGCTCCGAGCGCGAAATTCGCTAATCGCCTCTACTATGTAAATAACTTCGTAAACAAAACCGGCAAAGGCACCAAAGTCGTGTGGAACAACCCCGCAGGTGGCGCGATCGAGTGGAACTATAGCCCGAACAACTTCATCCTAGACACCAAAGGCGAGGTGCGCTGGTATCTCGAGCCGAGTAAAATTTACGACCTCAAGCAGCCCTTTAGCGCGGGCGTCATGATGGGCTTTAAGCAAAACGACGACGGCGCGATGACGTGGGGCTACGGCCAGCGCTACGCTAAATATGACATAATGGGCCGCGAAATTTTTAACCGCGAGCTGCCTGCGGGATACAACGACTTCTCGCACTCTATGGACGTAGCGCAAAACGGGCATTATTTCCTCCGCGCGGCAAACGCCAACTATAAGCGCGCCGACGGCAAAAACGTCCGCACTGTGCGCGACGTCATTGTTGAGGTCGATCGCGACGGCAACGTGGTGGATGATTTTAGGCTGTATGAAATTTTAGATCCGTACCGCGACATCGTGCTAAAAACACTCGATCAGGGCGCTGTGTGCCTAAATATCGATGCTAGCAAAGCAGGCCACACCGCGAGCACTGACGAACTGGCTGCGATGGATACGAACGAAAAATGGGGCGACATCGTGGGTTCGGGTCCCGGACGCAACTGGGCGCACGTAAATAGCGTGGATTATGATCCAAGCGATGATAGTATCATCATCTCCAGCCGCCACCAAGACGCCGTCATCAAGATCGGCCGCGACAAAAAAGTCAAGTGGATAATGGGCGCGCATAAAGGATGGAAGGACGAATTTAAAGACTTTCTGCTTCAGCCGGTTGATAAAAACGGCAAAAAGATCGTCTGCGATGACGAATACTCAAAATGCCCAGGATATGAGAGCGAGACGGGCGGATTTGACTGGCAATGGACGCAGCACACGGCGTTTCGCATCGACAGCAAGTCCAAAAAGGGCGTAGTGTATCTAACCGTCTTTGACAACGGCGACACCCGCGGCATGGAGCAGCCTGCGATGGCTGGCATGAAATACTCCCGCGCGGTCGTCTACAAAATCGACGAAAAAGCTAAAACCGTCGAGCAAGTCTGGGAGTACGGCAAACAGCGCGGCAGCGAGTGGTACAGCTCGGTTACTTCGCTAGCACAGTATCAAGACGACCTAGATAGCGTGATGGTTTACTCCGCGGTCGCGGGTATGCAGTTTGACATCGCCAAGGGCCGTCCGGTCGGCGTGCCTAGCCCTCACATCAACGAGTTTGAATGGGGCGCAAAAGAGCCGTCAATCGAAATCAAAATGACCAACGCGATGGGCTATCAGGCGTTTCCGTTTAGCCTAGAAAAGGCGTTTGAGAAGTAA
- a CDS encoding thiol:disulfide interchange protein DsbA/DsbL: protein MNLLSKFTKGFLAVAMFGALSAAAFTEGEDYVKLEKPLSVEQNTLVKVFSYACPFCYKYDKTVTPKVVEKVAGLKYVPFHLKTKGEYGELGSKILAVLAVMDEEKGVSLLDENSLFKKAKFAYYKAYHDQRQRWSDGKDGAAFLKTGLDAAGISEADYQKKLEDPKVAELLKKWDESYDVAKIQGVPAFVVNGKYLIMTKSITSLDGMTQLIEELLKK, encoded by the coding sequence ATGAATCTACTTTCTAAATTTACAAAAGGTTTTCTAGCCGTAGCGATGTTCGGCGCCCTTAGCGCGGCCGCGTTTACCGAGGGCGAGGACTACGTAAAGCTCGAAAAACCGCTATCAGTGGAGCAAAACACGCTAGTTAAGGTCTTTAGCTACGCATGCCCGTTTTGCTACAAATACGACAAAACCGTCACGCCGAAGGTCGTAGAAAAGGTCGCGGGGCTAAAATACGTACCGTTTCATCTAAAAACCAAGGGCGAGTACGGCGAGCTCGGAAGTAAAATTTTAGCCGTTTTAGCCGTGATGGACGAGGAAAAGGGCGTTAGCCTGCTGGATGAGAATTCGCTGTTTAAAAAGGCGAAATTTGCCTACTACAAAGCCTACCACGATCAAAGACAGCGCTGGAGCGACGGCAAGGACGGGGCTGCGTTTTTAAAGACGGGGCTTGATGCGGCCGGTATCAGCGAAGCGGACTATCAAAAAAAGCTGGAGGATCCAAAAGTCGCCGAACTACTTAAAAAATGGGACGAGAGCTACGACGTAGCCAAGATCCAGGGCGTGCCGGCGTTCGTCGTAAACGGCAAATACCTCATCATGACGAAGTCCATCACCTCCCTAGACGGTATGACGCAGCTAATTGAAGAGCTGCTCAAAAAATAG
- the dsbI gene encoding protein-disulfide oxidoreductase DsbI yields the protein MKFAEKIAKFADSRLPWAILVAVSVGLVILAHSLFQNYVYMPPCEQCVYIRFAFLCMALGGLVAIVNPKNLLLAALGYLLAFWGAIQGIMYSVKLARIHDAVHGDDPFGVQGCSTEPHYPFGLPLERWAPDWFLPTGDCGYDSPLVPEGVTLDGFQKYLVDLYEDGWYLIPSSKFMSMADCTLIGFGVCFVVLAAMFVCKILTIKKA from the coding sequence ATGAAATTTGCGGAAAAAATAGCAAAATTCGCAGATAGCCGTCTGCCGTGGGCGATCCTTGTAGCGGTGAGCGTGGGACTCGTGATCCTCGCGCACTCGCTGTTTCAAAACTACGTCTATATGCCGCCTTGCGAGCAGTGCGTCTATATCCGCTTTGCCTTTTTGTGCATGGCGCTAGGAGGGCTAGTCGCGATCGTAAATCCCAAAAATTTGCTCCTGGCCGCACTCGGATATCTGCTAGCCTTTTGGGGCGCGATCCAGGGCATAATGTATAGCGTAAAGCTCGCTAGGATCCACGACGCCGTGCATGGAGACGATCCGTTTGGCGTGCAGGGCTGCTCGACCGAGCCGCACTATCCGTTCGGTTTGCCGCTTGAGCGGTGGGCGCCCGATTGGTTCTTGCCTACGGGCGACTGCGGTTACGACAGTCCGCTGGTGCCCGAGGGCGTCACGCTAGACGGCTTTCAAAAATATCTAGTGGATCTTTACGAGGACGGCTGGTACCTGATCCCATCAAGCAAATTTATGTCGATGGCCGACTGCACTCTCATCGGCTTTGGCGTCTGCTTCGTCGTGCTTGCCGCGATGTTCGTTTGCAAAATTTTAACTATCAAGAAAGCTTAA